In Anaerolineales bacterium, the sequence GCAGCTGATTGACCTGGCCAAGTGGGCTGGCGCCGACGCAGTCAAGTTCCAAAAGCGCACCCCAGAATTGGCCACGCCTCCCGACCAGCGCGACAAGATGCGCGAAACTCCTTGGGGCTACATTACCTATCTGGACTATCGCTACAAAGTGGAGTTTGACGAGACAGCTTATCGTGAGATTGATGCCCACTGCAAACAAAAGGGCATGGACTGGTTTGTCTCGGTGTGGGATTTGGAATCGATCGACTTCATGGAGGCCTTTGACACACCGTGCTACAAAGTGCCCTCTGCGGCCATGACCGACCACGAAATGCTGCGCAAGCTCAAGAAGACCGGCCGCCCGATCATCCTCTCGACCGGCATGTCCACCGATGAGCAGATCAAGGCCTCGGTGGATGTGGTGGGTACCGATAACCTGGTGCTGACCCACACCACCAGCACCTACCCCTGCGAACCGGAAGAGCTCAACCTGCGCATGATCCAGACTTTATTAGAACAATATCCCTGCCCGGTGGGCTATTCTGGCCATGAAGTTGGCTTGGTGACCTCCGCGGTGGCCGTGGCCATGGGTGCCTGTCTGGTCGAACGCCACATCACCCTGGACCGGGCCATGTGGGGCACTGACCAGGCCGCCTCTGTGGAGCCGGGCGGCCTGCAGAAGCTGGTCAAATATATCCGTGTGACTGAGCAGTCTCTGGGAGACGGAAAGAAGCGCGTCTACGACAGCGAATTGCCTTCGCTGAAGAAGATGCGCCGCGTGCAGTAGCACGCGCTCGGAGGGGAGCACCTTTGCTGGCACGCATCTCCTCTAAGCTGCGCAATCTGCTAAGCACCTACCGCGCCCGGCGCATTGCCCGGGACGTGGCCACCAAGGCGGAGCCGCAAGGCCCCGCAGTGGTGTTTTTTAACTCCTCGGCGCGCATGGGCTTCATCAGTCAGAATGCGGCTTTCTCCATCTTGTCGGCCTGGGGACTGCGTTTGGCCGGGGTGCGCATTGTGCATTTCATTTGCAGCAGCGGCATGCGCCGCTGCGTGCTGGGCACCAATGCGCTGGACCCCAACGAAGAACCGGAATGCAACGAGTGCATAGCGTTGTCCCGCCACCTATACGCCGATGCCGAGACGCGCTGGTTTGGCTTTGAGGAGCGTGCTGAGATTGGCGCCGACATTCAAGGTATGGACCTGGCACAGTTGACGGAGTATAGCTACCAGGACTGGCCGCTGGGCCAGCTGGTGTTGCCCAGCCTGCGCTGGGCATTGCGCCGCCACCACTTGGAAGATGACAAGCAGACGCGTATCTTCTTCCGGCAGTACATCCTCTCGGCCTACAACGTCGCCCAGGAGTTTGAGCAGATGCTGGATGCGGTGCAGCCTAAGGCAGTCGTGCTCTTCAACGGCATCATGTTCCCGGAGGCTACTGCCGCCCTGGCCGCCCGGCGGCGCGGCCTGCGCACCATCACCCATGAAGTTGGCCTGCGACCCTTCACCGCTTTTTTCACTGAGGGCGAGGCTACCGCGTACCCTATGGATATTCCCCCCGATTTCCAGTTGGATGCTGCCCAAAACGCTCAGTTGGATGAATATTTAGGCAATCGTTTCCAGGGACGTTTTAGCATGGCGGGCGTGCAGTTTTGGCCGCAGATGCAAGAGTTGGGCGACGCTTTTCTAAGCAAGGCCGCCCAGTTTAAACACATCGTGCCCATATTCACCAACGTCATTTTTGATACCAGCCAGGTGCATGCCAATACCCGCTTTGCCCACATGTTTGCCTGGTTGGATGCCTTGCTGCCCATAATCCGCCAGCATCAAGACACATTGTTTGTCATTCGCGCCCATCCGGATGAAATGCGCCCCAACAGCAACAAGAAGAGTCGCGAGAGCGTGGCTGAGTGGGTGCAGGCCAACCGCGTGGCTGAATTGCCCAATGTGATCTTTGTGGATGCCACTGAGTACCTCAGTTCCTATGCGCTCATTCAGCGCTCGCACTTTGTGATGGTCTACAACTCCTCCATCGGCTTGGAAGCTTCTATTCTGGGCAAGCCGGTGTTGAGTGCTGGGGCGGCGCGCTATACGCAGTACAAGACCGTTTTCTATCCCGCGTCTGCCGACGAATACCTGGGCCAAGTGAACCAGTTCCTGGCAGCTGAGAGCCTGACGCAGCCGGCTGAGATGGTCAGTGAAGCGCGCCGGGTGCTGTACTACCAGCTGTATCGCACGGCGCTGCCCTTTGGCGATTTTCTGTATCCGCACGCCACCAAGGGCTTGGTGCATTTCAAAGATTTCCCAACAGAGGCTTTACAGCCGGAAAATTCAGCAGCGGTGCAGGCCGTCTTCGACGGCGTGATAAACGACAAGCCTTTTCTGGTATAAGACTGCAAATGAGCACTGATATGACAGACACCC encodes:
- a CDS encoding N-acetylneuraminate synthase family protein; its protein translation is MKREIQLGKRIVGDGHPAYIIGEIGINHNGDIDVAKQLIDLAKWAGADAVKFQKRTPELATPPDQRDKMRETPWGYITYLDYRYKVEFDETAYREIDAHCKQKGMDWFVSVWDLESIDFMEAFDTPCYKVPSAAMTDHEMLRKLKKTGRPIILSTGMSTDEQIKASVDVVGTDNLVLTHTTSTYPCEPEELNLRMIQTLLEQYPCPVGYSGHEVGLVTSAVAVAMGACLVERHITLDRAMWGTDQAASVEPGGLQKLVKYIRVTEQSLGDGKKRVYDSELPSLKKMRRVQ